The following coding sequences lie in one Clostridia bacterium genomic window:
- the speE gene encoding polyamine aminopropyltransferase yields MDDLWFSEYHTDNVRFSIKVTRQLHQEKSDYQWISVFDSKEFGRFLTLDGIMMLTERDEFIYHEMITHPAMVVNPNIKDVLIIGAGDGGAMRELVKYKTIEKIDVVEIDERVVEVCKEFLPKTAVGFDDPRVNLLFLDGLRFVRRTQNKYDLIIVDSTDPFGPGEVLFTKEFYGNCYRALNDTGILINQHESPFYPNDAVNMQSAHRRIKSVFDMSFVYQAHIPTYPSGHWLFGFASKKYDPVLDMFASEWNELGIETKYYNTDLHFGAFALPTYVKELLNE; encoded by the coding sequence TTTTCAATAAAAGTGACGCGCCAGCTTCATCAGGAGAAAAGCGATTATCAGTGGATATCGGTATTCGATTCTAAAGAATTCGGGCGTTTTCTTACTCTCGACGGCATAATGATGCTTACCGAGCGCGACGAGTTTATATATCACGAAATGATAACGCATCCCGCAATGGTGGTGAACCCAAACATAAAAGACGTGCTGATAATAGGCGCCGGAGACGGGGGAGCCATGCGCGAGCTTGTAAAATATAAGACCATTGAGAAAATCGATGTTGTTGAAATAGACGAGCGCGTCGTGGAGGTCTGCAAAGAGTTTCTTCCGAAAACGGCAGTAGGCTTTGACGACCCTCGCGTAAATCTGCTTTTTTTGGACGGTCTTAGATTCGTGCGCCGAACACAGAATAAATACGACCTTATAATCGTTGACTCGACCGACCCGTTCGGCCCCGGCGAGGTGCTCTTTACGAAGGAGTTCTACGGCAACTGCTACCGCGCCCTAAACGATACCGGCATACTTATAAATCAGCACGAGAGCCCGTTCTACCCTAATGACGCCGTGAATATGCAGTCGGCGCACAGGCGCATAAAAAGCGTATTCGACATGAGCTTTGTATATCAGGCGCACATACCGACGTATCCGTCGGGGCATTGGCTCTTCGGATTTGCCTCAAAGAAGTACGATCCCGTGCTCGATATGTTCGCTTCGGAGTGGAACGAGCTTGGCATCGAGACGAAATACTACAACACCGACCTGCATTTCGGCGCGTTCGCGCTGCCGACGTACGTAAAGGAGCTTTTGAATGAATAA
- the speB gene encoding agmatinase, which yields MNKNVQTFIGCDADYNDADAVIFGAPFDGTTSFRPGTRFGPAAIRSESFGIETYSPYCDRDLSEVKVFDGGDLDLPFGNTQRVLKMIEDHADRLIGDKKRFLMLGGEHLVTLGAMRAVFREYPDIHVVHFDAHTDLRDEYIGEELSHSTVMKHVWKLVGDGRLHQFGIRSGERYEFEFAKNHTNLHKFDLQGFSDTVEKLKGKPVYFSLDLDVLDPSAFPGTGTPEAGGVSFKELMDALLLLNRLNIVACDINELSPHYDQSGISTAAACKITREIILQML from the coding sequence ATGAATAAGAACGTACAGACCTTTATCGGATGCGACGCGGACTACAACGACGCCGACGCCGTTATTTTCGGCGCGCCCTTCGACGGTACGACGTCGTTTAGGCCCGGAACGCGATTCGGACCGGCCGCCATACGCTCGGAATCGTTCGGCATAGAGACATATTCGCCCTACTGCGACCGCGACCTCTCCGAGGTCAAAGTTTTCGACGGAGGCGACCTCGATCTGCCGTTCGGCAATACACAGCGGGTGCTTAAAATGATAGAGGATCACGCGGACAGGCTGATAGGCGATAAAAAGCGCTTTTTAATGCTTGGAGGCGAGCATCTTGTAACTTTGGGCGCGATGCGCGCGGTGTTTAGAGAGTATCCCGACATACACGTAGTCCACTTCGACGCGCACACCGATCTAAGAGACGAATATATAGGCGAGGAGCTTTCCCACTCTACGGTCATGAAGCACGTGTGGAAGCTGGTGGGAGACGGCAGGCTTCACCAATTTGGCATAAGAAGCGGGGAGAGATACGAATTTGAGTTCGCAAAAAACCATACGAATCTTCACAAATTCGATCTTCAAGGCTTTTCGGACACGGTAGAAAAACTAAAGGGCAAGCCCGTATATTTTTCACTTGACCTAGATGTGCTTGACCCGTCCGCATTTCCCGGCACGGGAACGCCCGAGGCGGGGGGCGTAAGCTTTAAGGAGCTTATGGACGCCCTACTTTTGCTCAATCGACTCAATATCGTGGCATGCGATATAAACGAGCTTTCGCCGCATTACGACCAAAGCGGCATATCTACCGCCGCGGCTTGTAAGATAACGAGAGAGATAATTCTTCAGATGCTTTGA